The following coding sequences are from one Canis lupus dingo isolate Sandy chromosome 21, ASM325472v2, whole genome shotgun sequence window:
- the LOC112667765 gene encoding small VCP/p97-interacting protein, with the protein MGLCFPCPGESAPPSPALEEKRAKLAEAAERRQKEAASRGILDVRSVEEKRKKKEKIEKQMAESGPPPEGGLRWTVS; encoded by the exons ATGGGGCTGTGCTTTCCGTGTCCCGGGGAGTCGGCGCCCCCGTCGCCGGCCCTG gaagagaaaagagcaaagcttgcagaggctgcagagagaagacagaaggag GCTGCATCTCGGGGCATTCTGGATGTTCGGTctgtggaagaaaaaagaaagaaaaaggaaaaaatagaaaaacaaatggctGAATCTGGGCCCCCACCAGAAGGTGGACTTAGG tgGACAGTCTCATAA